From Acomys russatus chromosome 25, mAcoRus1.1, whole genome shotgun sequence, a single genomic window includes:
- the Mefv gene encoding pyrin, translated as MAKTRSDHLLNTLEELLPYDFEKFKFKLQNSTMEKGHSRIPRSHIQMARPVKLASLLLTYYGEEHAVRLTLQILRATNQRLLAEELRKATGPEHVTEENRIDGSAQSPGEIKSTSVLEVDGTRQSEEGLDSLPPSQSEVGKGPQKKSLVQRRDQRGPESLDSKTRPGARSTASLYKRSLVTQSPGDKEDKTAASAQLRRNASSAGRLQGLSNNMPVRRESKKAEVYLPSGRKRPKSLEFTSCSREGEPPNSETLLSQEETSNGSLHAAPTPMRAAILNGGTSGALEKGTGNPEYSTVLDEETFRKHSKTSLIGEERCPVSWEESTTGRQETCYAELSLSLCEKPAQTPEDPASQGRSRDKAACPLCHTQEGDLHGGTCVQSSCSCSIAPGDPKASGRCSPICFQCQRSLSGKSCGAQSPPPLPQCPRHIKQVQLLFCEDHGKPICLICRLTQEHQGHRVRPIEEAALEYKEQIQKQLERLRELRGSAEERRKTENCPKQTETQKQRVSCQLEKLYRFLEQQEQLFVSWLQELGQTIGKVRETYDTRVSRDIALLDELIGELEAKQDQPEWKLMQDIRVTLHRAKMMTVSEPLATPADVKERIYLLYQKSKFVEKNMQHFSEMLRTEMETLGASDAATWGGPWPGIIKGQGLTPEGHLRCDGGSTQDGDIVLYAEEKAGGSEPHDYLQPQLFQGTPELHMTLSQNNKRKLRSFLKWKPSFFQN; from the exons ATGGCCAAGACCCGTAGCGATCACCTGCTAAACACCCTGGAGGAGCTGTTGCCCTACGACTTCGAGAAGTTTAAGTTCAAACTACAAAACAGCACCATGGAGAAGGGCCACTCCAGGATCCCCCGGAGCCATATACAGATGGCCAGGCCGGTAAAGCTGGCCAGCCTTCTGCTCACCTACTACGGGGAGGAGCATGCTGTCAGGCTGACCCTGCAGATCCTGCGGGCCACCAACCAGCGGCTACTAGCGGAGGAGCTTCGCAAGGCCACAGGCCCAG AACATGTAACTGAAGAAAATAGAATTGATGGTTCTGCCCAGTCTCCTGGAGAGATTAAGTCCACGAGTGTCCTGGAAGTGGATGGGACAAGGCAGAGTGAAGAAGGCTTGGACAGCCTGCCGCCCAGCCAGTCTGAAGTGGGGAAGGGACCCCAGAAGAAATCTCTGGTCCAAAGGAGGGATCAGAGGGGCCCCGAGAGCCTGGATTCAAAGACcaggccaggagccaggagcacGGCCTCGCTCTATAAGAGAAGCCTGGTCACCCAGTCCCCAGGGGACAAGGAGGACAAGACTGCAGCAAGCGCCCAGCTCCGCAGGAATGCCAGCTCAGCGGGGAGGCTGCAGGGACTCAGCAACAACATGCCagtgaggagagaaagcaagaaagctgAAGTGTATTTGCCTTCAGGAAGGAAGCGACCCAAAAGTCTTGAATTTACCTCCTGTTCAAGAGAAGGCGAACCCCCAAATTCAGAAACCCTCCTGAGTCAAGAGGAAACAAGCAACGGGAGTCTTCACGCGGCACCTACCCCCATGAGAGCAGCTATCTTGAACGGAGGGACGTCTGGGGCTCTAGAAAAGGGCACGGGGAATCCAGAATATTCCACCGTCCTGGATGAAGAAACATTCAGGAAACATTCCAAAACCTCATTGATTGGAGAGGAGAGATGCCCTGTATCCTGGGAGGAAAGTACAACTGGGAGACAAGAGACCTGCTATGCAGAACTGTCCTTGTCACTATGTGAAAAACCAGCCCAAACTCCAGAAGACCCAGCTTCTCAAG GAAGGTCACGGGACAAGGCTGCATGTCCTCTTTGTCACACCCAGGAAGGGGACCTGCATGGTGGCACCTGTGTGCAAAGTTCCTGTAGCTGTTCCATTGCCCCAGGGGATCCCAAAGCCTCAGGCAGATGCTCACCAATATGCTTCCAATGCCAAAGATCACTTTCAGGAAagagctgtggagcccagagCCCCCCGCCCCTGCCACAGTGCCCACGCCACATAAAACAGGTGCAGCTGCTCTTCTGTGAGGACCATGGGAAGCCCATTTGCCTCATCTGCAGGCTGACTCAGGAGCATCAAGGCCATCGTGTGCGCCCCATAGAGGAGGCTGCCCTGGAATACAAG GAACAGATCCAGAAACAGCTGGAGCGGCTGAGGGAGCTGAGGGGGAGTGCCGAGGAACgcagaaagacagagaactgCCCG aagcaaacagaaacccagaagcagagggtTTCCTGTCAGCTTGAGAAGCTGTACCGCTTCCTGGAACAGCAAGAGCAACTCTTTGTGAGCTGGCTGCAGGAGCTAGGCCAGACCATTGGCAAGGTCCGAGAGACATATGACACCCGGGTTTCCCGGGACATTGCCCTCCTGGACGAGCTGATTGGAGAACTGGAGGCCAAGCAAGACCAGCCAGAATGGAAGCTCATGCAG gaCATCAGAGTCACCTTGCACAG GGCTAAGATGATGACTGTCTCTGAGCCGTTGGCCACCCCTGCAGATGTTAAAGAAAGGATCTACCTGCTCTACCAGAAGTCAAAGTTTGTGGAGAAGAATATGCAGCATTTCTCAG AAATGCTGCGCACTGAAATGGAGACACTCGGTGCTTCAGATGCAGCCACATGGGGAGGGCCCTGGCCTGGCATAATAAAAGGCCAGGGTTTGACTCCCGAAGGTCACCTAAGATGTGATGGTGGAAGCACACAGGACGGCGACATCGTGCTTTATGCAGAAGAGAAAGCTGGAGGGTCAGAACCTCATGATTACCTTCAGCCTCAGCTGTTTCAAGGCACACCTGAGTTGCATATGACCCTATctcagaacaacaaaagaaaacttagaTCTTTCCTGAAATGGAAACCTTCCTTT TTCCAGAACTGA